From a single Hymenobacter sp. YIM 151500-1 genomic region:
- the mdh gene encoding malate dehydrogenase codes for MKVTVVGAGNVGATCADVLATREIANEIVLVDIKEGFAEGKALDIWQKAPIIGYDSRTVGVTGDYSRTAGSDVVVITSGLPRKPGMSRDDLISTNAGIVKSVTEQVVQHSPNAIIIVVSNPLDVMTYQAHLTSGLPREKVFGMAGILDTARYRAFLAEALNVSPKDIQAVLMGGHGDTMVPLPRYTTVGGIPVTELIEKDKLDAIVQRTAVGGGELVKLMGTSAWYAPGAAAAQMVEAIVRDQRRVFPVCIELQGEYGINGVYLGAPVILGKNGIERVIELQLNDEEKALLETSRGHVKEVMDALDNMSQASA; via the coding sequence TTGCCAACGAGATTGTACTAGTTGACATCAAAGAAGGCTTCGCCGAAGGCAAGGCCCTCGATATCTGGCAGAAAGCCCCCATCATCGGCTACGACTCCCGCACGGTGGGCGTCACCGGCGACTACAGCCGCACGGCGGGCTCCGATGTGGTAGTCATTACCTCGGGCCTGCCCCGCAAGCCGGGCATGAGCCGCGACGACCTGATTTCGACCAACGCCGGCATCGTGAAGTCGGTAACGGAGCAGGTGGTGCAGCACTCACCCAACGCCATCATCATTGTGGTGTCGAACCCGCTGGACGTAATGACCTACCAGGCCCACCTAACTTCGGGTTTGCCCCGCGAGAAGGTGTTTGGCATGGCCGGCATCCTGGATACGGCCCGCTACCGCGCCTTCCTGGCCGAGGCCCTCAACGTGAGTCCCAAAGATATTCAGGCGGTGCTCATGGGCGGCCACGGCGACACCATGGTGCCCCTGCCCCGCTACACCACCGTGGGCGGCATCCCTGTGACGGAGCTGATTGAGAAAGACAAGCTCGACGCCATTGTGCAGCGCACGGCCGTGGGCGGCGGTGAGTTGGTGAAGCTCATGGGCACCTCGGCCTGGTACGCCCCCGGCGCCGCTGCCGCCCAGATGGTCGAGGCCATCGTGCGCGACCAGCGCCGCGTGTTCCCCGTGTGCATCGAGTTGCAAGGCGAGTATGGTATTAACGGCGTGTACCTGGGCGCCCCGGTTATTCTGGGCAAAAACGGCATTGAGCGGGTTATCGAGCTGCAACTCAACGACGAGGAAAAAGCTCTGCTCGAAACCTCCCGCGGCCACGTGAAAGAAGTAATGGACGCTCTCGACAACATGAGCCAGGCTTCGGCCTAG
- a CDS encoding rhomboid family intramembrane serine protease: MSIFNDIRTAFSRRDNALNQLLLINVLVFVFLVLTNAVMRLSGTFEYYPSVLRQFVLPSDLPSLLRHPWTLLTYAFTHEGPFHILFNLLNLYWFGALIREYLGNRRLVSLYVLGALAGGVLFLLAFNLLPALRGMVGMPLLGASASVTAVIMAAATLLPEYTFMLFLFGAVRIKYIAAVVILLSVLAINQGNPGGGIAHIGGALIGFLFVKQLQRGRDLGRPVQAVGDWVGALLSGRPRLRVSHRSTPAPAPSAPAPKKSAFPRPEQDEIDLILDKISRSGYESLSKDEKQKLFRASQK, from the coding sequence ATGAGTATTTTCAATGACATCCGGACCGCTTTTAGCCGCCGCGACAATGCCCTGAATCAGCTGTTGCTGATTAACGTGCTGGTATTCGTGTTCTTGGTGCTCACCAACGCGGTGATGCGGCTGTCGGGTACGTTCGAGTATTATCCCAGCGTGCTGCGGCAGTTTGTGCTGCCTTCCGACTTGCCTTCCCTGCTACGCCACCCCTGGACGCTGCTTACGTACGCCTTCACCCACGAAGGACCGTTCCATATTCTGTTCAACCTGCTGAACCTGTACTGGTTTGGGGCGCTCATTCGTGAATACCTGGGCAACCGCCGGCTGGTGAGTCTGTACGTCTTGGGGGCGTTGGCGGGTGGCGTGTTGTTTCTGCTGGCCTTCAACTTGCTGCCGGCCCTGCGTGGCATGGTGGGGATGCCCTTGTTGGGCGCCTCAGCATCCGTGACGGCCGTGATTATGGCCGCGGCCACGCTGCTCCCGGAGTACACGTTTATGCTGTTTCTGTTTGGGGCCGTGCGCATCAAATACATTGCGGCCGTGGTAATTCTGCTGTCGGTGCTGGCTATTAACCAGGGCAACCCCGGCGGCGGCATTGCCCACATTGGCGGGGCGCTTATCGGCTTTCTGTTTGTGAAGCAGCTCCAGCGCGGCCGTGACCTGGGCCGCCCCGTGCAGGCCGTCGGCGACTGGGTAGGGGCGCTGCTCAGCGGCCGGCCCCGCCTGCGCGTATCGCACCGTAGCACGCCGGCCCCAGCCCCCAGCGCGCCGGCCCCCAAGAAAAGTGCCTTTCCCAGGCCCGAGCAAGACGAAATCGACCTGATTCTGGATAAGATTTCCCGCTCCGGCTACGAAAGCCTGTCAAAAGACGAAAAGCAGAAGCTCTTCCGCGCCAGCCAGAAGTAG